In a genomic window of Deinococcus aquiradiocola:
- a CDS encoding Rad52/Rad22 family DNA repair protein, with protein sequence MKLSDVQRRLQAPFSAHLVGWRAAAFTKDRSRAMMLAYIDARAVQDRLDAICPDAWTFEIDVMHGAATPTVKGRLTVLGVTREDIGEAEGERGTLKAAASDALKRCAVQFGIGRYLYDLPKQWVDWNDQKREPAVTPTLPEWARPDFERSPGGAHIAQAMDQLKYELPVDLDLQREVYKHLKAALHSLEPGTERARTTPSEPGRAA encoded by the coding sequence ATGAAGCTGAGCGATGTACAGAGACGACTCCAGGCCCCGTTTTCCGCTCACCTGGTGGGCTGGAGGGCCGCCGCCTTCACCAAGGACCGCAGCCGCGCCATGATGCTCGCCTACATCGACGCGCGCGCCGTCCAGGACCGCCTCGACGCCATCTGCCCCGACGCCTGGACCTTCGAGATCGACGTCATGCACGGCGCCGCCACGCCCACCGTCAAAGGCCGCCTGACAGTCCTCGGCGTCACCCGGGAGGACATCGGCGAGGCCGAAGGCGAACGCGGCACGCTCAAGGCCGCCGCGTCCGACGCCCTGAAGCGCTGCGCCGTGCAGTTCGGCATCGGCCGCTACCTGTACGACCTGCCCAAACAGTGGGTCGACTGGAACGACCAGAAGCGCGAGCCTGCCGTCACCCCCACCCTGCCCGAATGGGCCCGCCCGGACTTCGAGCGCAGCCCCGGCGGCGCGCACATCGCGCAGGCGATGGATCAGCTGAAGTACGAACTGCCCGTCGACCTCGACCTGCAGCGCGAAGTGTACAAGCACCTCAAGGCCGCCCTGCACAGCCTGGAGCCCGGCACGGAACGCGCCCGCACCACCCCCAGCGAACCCGGCCGCGCCGCATGA